The following are encoded together in the Ralstonia insidiosa genome:
- the araG gene encoding L-arabinose ABC transporter ATP-binding protein AraG, translated as MSAFLEFHGISKVFPGVRALSDVSFGIECGRVHGLLGENGAGKSTLLKILGGDYQPDGGQIVVEGKPTAFPTTRAALAAGIAVIHQELQTVPELTVMDNLLLGHLPASGGFIRQREAMAWTREQLGRIGVDLDPRAKLKHLSIGQRQMVEICKAILRDARVIALDEPTSSLSIRETDILFRLVKDLRAQGRALIYISHRLDEIFELCDGCTIFRDGRKVADFPSMANVTRDELVAQMVGRQIDDIFDYRPRTLGQVRLQVEGLMSSKLAEPASLSVRRGEIVGLFGLVGAGRSELARLIYGADRKTAGSIALDGAPIRIRDVADAIRQGIVLCPEDRKEEGIIGCRSVSENISISCRRNQRRFGLFVNDKQEAKTADHYIARLRIKTPNREQPIRLLSGGNQQKAILARWLAEDDMRVLIIDEPTRGIDVGAKNEIYQVLYELAERGVAVLMISSELPEILGVADRVLVMSEGRIAGELPREQANEQAVLKLALRPESAPSAPLAA; from the coding sequence ATGTCGGCGTTCCTTGAGTTTCATGGCATCAGCAAGGTGTTTCCGGGTGTGCGGGCGCTGTCCGATGTGTCGTTCGGCATCGAATGCGGCCGCGTGCACGGCTTGCTGGGCGAGAACGGCGCGGGCAAGTCGACGCTGTTGAAGATCCTGGGCGGCGACTATCAGCCTGATGGTGGGCAGATCGTCGTCGAGGGCAAGCCGACAGCGTTCCCGACCACGCGGGCGGCGCTGGCGGCGGGCATTGCGGTCATCCACCAGGAACTGCAGACGGTGCCCGAGCTGACGGTGATGGACAACCTGCTGCTCGGCCACCTGCCGGCCAGCGGCGGCTTCATCCGCCAGCGCGAGGCGATGGCGTGGACGCGCGAACAGCTCGGCCGCATCGGCGTGGATCTGGACCCGCGCGCCAAGTTGAAGCACCTGTCGATCGGCCAGCGCCAGATGGTGGAGATCTGCAAGGCGATCTTGCGCGATGCACGGGTGATTGCGCTGGACGAGCCAACCAGTTCGCTGTCGATCCGCGAGACCGACATCCTGTTCCGCCTGGTGAAAGACCTGCGTGCGCAGGGGCGGGCGCTGATCTACATCTCGCACCGGCTGGATGAGATTTTCGAGCTGTGCGACGGCTGCACGATCTTCCGCGATGGCCGCAAGGTGGCGGATTTCCCGTCGATGGCCAACGTCACGCGCGACGAGCTGGTTGCACAGATGGTCGGCCGCCAGATCGACGACATCTTCGATTACCGCCCGCGCACGCTGGGTCAGGTACGCCTGCAGGTGGAGGGTCTGATGAGCTCGAAGCTGGCGGAACCGGCCAGCCTGTCCGTGCGGCGCGGCGAGATCGTCGGGCTGTTCGGGCTGGTAGGCGCGGGGCGTTCGGAGTTGGCGCGCCTCATCTACGGTGCCGATCGCAAGACGGCCGGCAGCATCGCGCTGGACGGCGCGCCGATCCGCATCCGCGATGTGGCCGACGCCATCCGCCAAGGCATCGTGCTGTGCCCGGAAGACCGCAAGGAAGAGGGCATCATCGGCTGCCGCTCGGTGTCGGAGAACATCAGCATCAGTTGCCGGCGCAACCAGCGGCGCTTCGGGTTGTTCGTCAACGACAAGCAGGAAGCGAAGACGGCGGACCATTACATCGCCCGCCTGCGCATCAAGACGCCCAACCGCGAGCAGCCGATCCGCCTGCTGTCGGGTGGCAACCAGCAGAAGGCCATCCTGGCGCGCTGGCTGGCGGAAGACGACATGCGCGTCCTCATCATCGACGAGCCCACGCGCGGTATCGACGTCGGTGCCAAGAACGAGATTTACCAGGTGCTGTACGAGCTGGCCGAGCGTGGCGTGGCCGTGTTGATGATCTCCAGCGAGCTGCCGGAGATCCTCGGCGTGGCCGACCGCGTGCTGGTGATGAGCGAAGGCCGCATCGCCGGAGAACTGCCGCGCGAGCAGGCCAATGAACAGGCCGTGCTCAAGCTCGCCCTGCGTCCTGAGTCTGCACCATCCGCGCCGCTGGCTGCATGA